A single Spiroplasma floricola 23-6 DNA region contains:
- a CDS encoding FAD-dependent oxidoreductase has protein sequence MKTIVIGTNHAGTTAVRTLRRLDSKMDITTYDQNDNISFLGCGIALWVGGEVKDPNGLFYASPEILAGENINVKMEHKWVGIDAKKKTVRVKNMKTGEEFDDNYDKLVIASGTWPIFPPIEGIDLEGIQICKNYHHAKVIKAANENKAIKKVAVVGAGYIGVELVDAFVKSGKEVSLIDIADRIMPVYYDSEFTQLVETTIKEKGVNLALGQKVVKFEGKDGKVTKVVTDKGTIEVDYVVFSVGVVPQTKLLEGVIDLDERGAIKTNEFMQTSNKDIYAVGDCAQVYNCSLKKDTQIALATTAVRTGILAAANIVKGNALESPGFTGANGIEVFGWKMASVGISMEACKRFGIDAEEIMFKDSDRPEFMSTYKDVYIKIIWEKKSRKIIGAQVASVNNHTEIMYMFALGIQKGLTIDELPLVDIFFLPHFNKPYNFITLAGLEVLGLNYFKK, from the coding sequence ATGAAAACTATAGTTATAGGGACAAATCATGCTGGTACAACAGCTGTTAGAACTCTAAGAAGATTAGACTCTAAAATGGATATCACAACATATGATCAAAATGATAATATATCATTTTTAGGTTGTGGAATAGCATTATGAGTTGGAGGAGAAGTTAAAGATCCAAATGGATTATTCTATGCATCTCCAGAAATTCTTGCAGGAGAAAATATTAACGTAAAAATGGAACATAAATGAGTGGGAATAGATGCAAAGAAAAAAACTGTAAGAGTTAAAAATATGAAAACAGGAGAAGAATTTGATGATAACTACGATAAATTAGTTATTGCATCAGGTACTTGACCAATTTTTCCTCCAATTGAAGGAATTGACTTAGAAGGTATACAAATTTGTAAAAATTATCACCATGCTAAAGTAATTAAAGCAGCAAATGAAAATAAAGCTATTAAAAAAGTAGCAGTAGTTGGGGCAGGATATATTGGAGTTGAATTGGTAGATGCATTTGTTAAAAGTGGAAAAGAAGTTTCACTTATTGATATTGCTGACAGAATTATGCCAGTGTATTATGATAGTGAATTTACACAATTGGTTGAAACAACTATCAAAGAAAAAGGAGTTAATTTAGCACTAGGACAGAAAGTTGTTAAATTTGAAGGAAAAGATGGAAAAGTAACAAAAGTAGTTACTGATAAAGGAACAATTGAAGTTGATTATGTTGTGTTTTCAGTTGGAGTTGTCCCTCAAACAAAATTACTTGAAGGAGTAATTGATCTTGATGAAAGAGGAGCAATTAAAACAAATGAATTTATGCAAACTTCAAACAAAGATATTTATGCAGTTGGAGATTGTGCACAAGTTTATAATTGTTCATTGAAAAAAGACACACAAATTGCTTTGGCAACAACAGCTGTAAGAACAGGAATTTTAGCAGCAGCTAACATAGTTAAAGGCAATGCTTTAGAAAGTCCTGGATTTACTGGAGCAAATGGTATTGAAGTATTTGGTTGAAAAATGGCTTCAGTTGGTATATCAATGGAAGCATGTAAACGTTTTGGAATTGATGCTGAAGAAATTATGTTTAAAGATTCAGATAGACCAGAGTTTATGTCAACTTACAAAGATGTATACATAAAAATTATTTGAGAAAAAAAATCAAGAAAAATTATTGGAGCACAAGTTGCTAGTGTAAATAATCATACTGAAATAATGTATATGTTTGCATTAGGTATTCAAAAAGGATTAACAATTGATGAATTACCATTAGTAGATATTTTCTTCTTACCACACTTTAACAAACCATATAATTTTATTACATTAGCTGGTTTAGAAGTATTAGGATTAAACTACTTTAAAAAATAA
- a CDS encoding glycoside hydrolase family 32 protein yields MKLNKNILWNKYNEHKSEDINRANKLVKEDKYYRPSYHIAPPNGLLNDPNGLLYKDGYHYIHYQWSPIQPYHGYKHWMLLKTKDFVNYHDLGVSIVPEIEDEIHGAFSGSAYEDENGDVTIYYTGNIEDGKGTMLREVQIAADFKDEKVVNKKTVVEHDEKLFTAHARDPKIFKYNGKSYLIFGVQCKSDMKGGLAFYKQTEKDKFEFDRILKPSLKDDYGYMWECPNLDYIDGKYLFFISSEGWFNESDRYELNGSRNVVYTLIDDLDFANNKLNEKEPLKMLDYGHDYYAPQTYWANNKLLSIAWMGAVDVQYPTDEYSWHSMLSIPREINIEKGKLIQKPYSDFKSNVLKNSKEVSVDKLKLNKSLHLEFDLIGQLSLEIVNDQGQKVEVLFNKDEIIIDRTKQTAAPKWDFESSRQEKRLCDSQKVEIYIDASSIEIFCNNYETTFTSRYFVKDANQIKFNKEIKVQVSDIKDMKITK; encoded by the coding sequence ATGAAATTAAATAAAAATATATTATGAAATAAATATAATGAACATAAATCAGAAGATATTAATAGAGCAAATAAACTTGTTAAAGAAGATAAATACTACAGACCAAGTTATCACATTGCTCCACCAAATGGATTATTAAATGATCCAAATGGGTTACTATATAAAGATGGTTATCATTATATTCATTATCAATGAAGTCCTATTCAACCTTATCATGGTTATAAACATTGAATGCTTTTAAAAACAAAAGACTTTGTTAATTATCATGACTTAGGAGTTTCTATTGTTCCAGAAATTGAAGATGAAATTCACGGAGCTTTTTCTGGATCAGCATATGAAGATGAAAATGGAGATGTAACAATTTACTATACTGGAAATATTGAAGATGGAAAAGGAACTATGCTAAGAGAAGTTCAAATTGCAGCAGATTTTAAAGATGAAAAGGTTGTAAATAAAAAAACTGTAGTAGAACATGATGAAAAATTATTCACAGCACATGCAAGAGATCCAAAAATATTTAAATATAATGGTAAAAGTTATCTGATATTTGGAGTTCAGTGTAAATCAGATATGAAAGGTGGACTTGCTTTTTATAAGCAAACTGAAAAAGACAAATTTGAGTTTGACAGAATTCTAAAGCCAAGTCTAAAAGATGATTATGGTTATATGTGAGAATGTCCAAATCTAGATTATATTGATGGCAAATACTTATTCTTTATATCCTCAGAAGGTTGATTTAATGAATCTGATAGATATGAATTAAATGGTTCAAGAAATGTGGTTTATACATTAATTGACGATTTAGATTTTGCAAATAATAAATTAAATGAAAAAGAGCCTTTAAAAATGTTAGACTATGGTCACGATTACTATGCTCCTCAAACCTATTGGGCTAACAATAAGTTGTTGTCCATTGCTTGAATGGGAGCAGTTGATGTACAATATCCAACAGATGAATATTCATGACACTCAATGCTTTCAATTCCAAGAGAAATAAATATTGAAAAAGGTAAATTAATTCAAAAACCATACAGTGATTTTAAAAGTAATGTTTTAAAAAATTCAAAAGAAGTTAGTGTAGATAAATTAAAATTAAATAAATCTCTTCATTTAGAATTTGATTTAATAGGGCAATTAAGTTTAGAGATTGTAAATGATCAAGGACAAAAAGTAGAAGTTTTATTTAACAAAGATGAAATAATTATTGATAGAACAAAACAAACAGCTGCTCCAAAATGAGACTTTGAAAGTTCAAGACAAGAAAAAAGACTTTGTGATTCACAAAAAGTAGAAATATACATTGATGCATCTTCAATTGAGATATTTTGCAATAATTATGAAACTACTTTTACTTCAAGATATTTTGTAAAAGATGCAAATCAGATTAAGTTTAATAAAGAAATTAAAGTTCAAGTTTCTGATATTAAGGATATGAAGATCACTAAATAA
- a CDS encoding bifunctional 5,10-methylenetetrahydrofolate dehydrogenase/5,10-methenyltetrahydrofolate cyclohydrolase, with amino-acid sequence MSKIIDGKEYAQILNTNLKNSIEQLKAKRKPKLIIIQIGNNLASNKYIKNKLKACQKVGIIGELKKFDENISEKNLKKEIEKINKDLLVDGLIVQLPLPSHIDEKEITNFISPLKDVDGFNALTLGNIMLNNSKIYPATPLGILKLLEWKNIDLSGKNVVIIGRSNIVGKPLTNMLINKSATVTTCNTKTKKIEEVCKKADILISAAGAANLVTKKFVNKNMIVIDVGANFLNGKYSGDVKFDEVSKIVKYITPVPGGVGPMTIACLLQNTFILYKEKENIS; translated from the coding sequence ATGAGCAAAATTATTGATGGCAAAGAATACGCTCAAATTCTAAATACTAACCTCAAAAATAGTATAGAGCAATTAAAAGCAAAAAGAAAACCAAAACTTATTATTATTCAAATTGGAAATAATTTAGCAAGTAATAAATATATAAAAAACAAATTAAAAGCTTGTCAAAAAGTTGGTATAATTGGGGAACTTAAAAAATTTGATGAAAATATAAGTGAAAAGAATTTAAAAAAAGAAATTGAAAAAATTAATAAAGATTTATTAGTAGATGGATTAATTGTACAATTACCTTTACCTTCGCATATTGATGAAAAAGAAATTACAAATTTCATATCTCCTTTAAAAGATGTTGATGGTTTTAATGCTTTAACTTTAGGAAATATTATGTTAAATAATTCAAAAATATATCCTGCAACTCCTTTAGGAATTTTAAAACTTTTAGAGTGAAAAAATATTGATCTGAGTGGAAAAAATGTTGTTATTATTGGAAGAAGCAATATTGTTGGAAAACCATTAACTAATATGCTAATAAATAAATCAGCAACAGTTACTACTTGTAATACAAAAACAAAAAAAATAGAAGAAGTTTGTAAAAAAGCAGATATTTTAATAAGTGCAGCTGGTGCAGCAAATTTAGTAACAAAAAAATTTGTTAATAAAAACATGATAGTTATCGACGTTGGAGCAAATTTTCTGAACGGCAAATATTCTGGAGATGTTAAATTTGATGAGGTTTCAAAAATTGTAAAATATATTACACCAGTACCAGGTGGAGTTGGTCCAATGACAATTGCTTGTTTGTTACAAAATACTTTTATTTTGTATAAAGAAAAGGAAAATATCTCATAA
- a CDS encoding S66 family peptidase, translating to MKPNKLKPGDKIAIVSLSSGILGEDFYSHQLEIGTKRLKQFGLEPVFMNSTLKGSKYIKEHPEQRAKDLKDAFKNSEIKAILCAIGGEDTYKTILFLLDDKDFIESVKKNPKIFIGFSDSTNNHLMFNKLGLNTFYGHSFLSDFAELDQEMLIYSKKAFEVLFSSENNIDIKSSAEWFEERKDFSIKSLNTSRLKHIEENGYDFLNDKNTIVGKLFGGCLESLYDGLTGKRYADQKDIWKKYNIFPKTESLKETIFFIETSEESASPKDFERMIMCLEKEKIFKYIKALIVGKPQDNNFYFEYKNILNKISEKYNLPIVLNMNFGHSYPRTIIPYNCLMKIDFEKDNISIIENIVN from the coding sequence ATGAAACCAAATAAATTAAAACCAGGAGATAAAATTGCAATAGTTAGTCTTTCTTCTGGTATATTAGGAGAAGATTTTTATAGTCATCAACTTGAAATTGGTACAAAGAGATTAAAACAATTTGGACTTGAACCCGTATTTATGAACTCGACATTAAAAGGTTCTAAATATATAAAGGAACACCCTGAGCAAAGAGCAAAAGATTTAAAAGATGCTTTTAAGAACTCTGAAATCAAAGCTATATTATGTGCAATTGGTGGTGAAGATACTTATAAGACCATACTTTTTTTACTTGATGATAAGGATTTTATAGAATCAGTTAAGAAAAATCCAAAAATTTTTATAGGTTTTTCTGATTCTACAAATAACCATTTAATGTTTAATAAACTAGGGCTTAATACTTTTTATGGACATAGTTTTCTAAGTGATTTTGCAGAACTTGATCAAGAAATGTTAATTTATTCTAAAAAAGCTTTTGAAGTTCTTTTTAGTTCAGAAAATAATATAGACATTAAATCTAGTGCTGAGTGATTTGAAGAGAGAAAGGATTTCTCAATTAAATCACTTAATACATCTAGATTAAAACATATTGAAGAAAATGGATATGACTTTTTAAATGATAAGAATACAATAGTTGGTAAGCTTTTTGGAGGTTGTTTAGAAAGTTTATATGATGGATTGACAGGAAAAAGATATGCTGACCAAAAAGATATTTGAAAAAAATATAATATATTTCCAAAAACAGAGAGCTTAAAAGAGACAATATTTTTTATAGAAACTAGTGAAGAATCTGCATCACCAAAAGATTTTGAGCGTATGATTATGTGCTTAGAAAAGGAGAAGATTTTTAAATATATAAAAGCTCTTATTGTAGGTAAACCTCAAGATAATAACTTTTATTTTGAATATAAAAATATACTAAATAAAATTTCTGAAAAGTATAATTTACCTATTGTTTTAAATATGAATTTTGGTCATAGTTATCCAAGAACTATAATTCCTTATAATTGTCTTATGAAAATAGATTTTGAAAAAGACAATATTTCTATAATAGAAAATATAGTTAACTAG
- a CDS encoding AAA family ATPase: MSVKRELNQLKNLIGIKKAIIIEGNIDDIYEFEGNYINIHEIIMNIFDQKNYLDKFVFDQNSGLKGKKISNLILHSVSENQGDSISNDFEELFSNDNESESSDSLVLKKPIDFFKILNKNINREDEKKVGFIADYTNYVFSDQGLDVDDRSVLTEFSKTLKESNFLISKIDELTNCIIFLTKKINQLPPSLYLDNPEIIILTLPKPSRDERKEFLATIKPRVQVIDIASEFNNIVDATEGWTLKEISHFAKFSCNFESPLKFNKMFNIYNYGEKVSPWEELSYEKMLKIKEQLSSKVIGQDEAIEKVAKVIYKAYTGLTGITYSSKRSKPKGTLFFVGPTGTGKTELAKAITTFLFNDEANLIRFDMSEYGQENSDQKLIGAPPGYVGFEGGGQLTNSVKARPFSVILFDEIEKANPKIFDKFLQILEDGRLTDNTGQTVSFSETFIIFTSNIGAADVNPNQNKENVYNEFIKRVQDHFTNELNRPELLGRFGNNIVPFNFISDLSLKSKIIRQKVKPIQIAIYEKYKAELHIDLNDQNLIAIILRNADERRGGRDVLNSLETNLVDPLSEFIFHNLQNIRQGTKILTSHKEGKINFIING, from the coding sequence ATGAGTGTAAAAAGAGAATTAAATCAGTTAAAAAATTTAATAGGTATTAAAAAAGCCATTATTATTGAAGGAAATATAGATGATATTTATGAGTTCGAGGGTAATTACATTAATATTCATGAAATTATAATGAATATTTTTGATCAAAAGAATTATTTGGATAAATTTGTTTTTGATCAAAATTCAGGCTTAAAAGGAAAAAAGATATCTAATTTAATTTTACACTCAGTTTCTGAAAATCAAGGTGACTCTATTTCAAATGATTTTGAAGAGTTATTTTCTAATGACAATGAGTCTGAAAGTTCTGATTCTTTAGTGCTAAAAAAACCGATTGATTTTTTTAAGATTTTAAATAAGAATATTAATAGAGAAGATGAAAAAAAAGTTGGTTTTATAGCAGATTATACAAATTATGTTTTTAGTGATCAGGGATTGGATGTTGATGATAGAAGTGTTCTTACAGAATTTTCAAAAACATTAAAAGAATCTAATTTTTTAATTTCCAAAATTGATGAATTAACTAACTGTATAATTTTTTTAACTAAAAAAATCAATCAGTTACCACCAAGTTTATATTTAGATAATCCAGAAATAATAATATTAACTTTACCAAAACCAAGTAGAGATGAAAGAAAAGAATTTTTAGCAACAATTAAACCAAGAGTTCAAGTGATAGATATAGCAAGTGAATTTAACAATATTGTTGATGCAACAGAAGGTTGAACTTTGAAAGAAATCTCACATTTTGCAAAATTTAGTTGCAATTTTGAAAGCCCCTTAAAGTTTAATAAAATGTTCAATATTTATAATTATGGAGAAAAAGTTTCTCCATGAGAAGAATTAAGTTATGAAAAAATGTTGAAGATTAAAGAACAACTTTCATCAAAAGTTATTGGACAAGATGAAGCAATAGAAAAAGTAGCGAAAGTTATTTATAAGGCATATACTGGTTTAACTGGTATAACTTATTCTTCAAAAAGAAGTAAACCAAAAGGAACTTTATTCTTTGTTGGCCCAACAGGAACTGGTAAAACAGAATTGGCAAAAGCTATTACAACTTTTCTTTTTAACGATGAAGCAAATCTAATTAGATTTGACATGTCAGAATATGGACAAGAAAACTCAGATCAGAAATTAATAGGAGCACCTCCCGGTTATGTTGGTTTTGAAGGTGGAGGACAACTTACAAACTCTGTAAAAGCAAGACCATTTTCAGTAATTCTATTTGATGAAATTGAAAAGGCAAACCCAAAAATATTTGATAAGTTTTTACAAATATTAGAGGATGGTAGATTAACAGATAATACAGGACAAACAGTTAGTTTTAGTGAAACTTTTATTATCTTTACTTCAAATATAGGAGCAGCTGATGTAAATCCAAATCAAAACAAAGAGAATGTTTATAATGAATTTATTAAAAGAGTTCAAGATCATTTTACAAATGAGTTAAATAGACCAGAACTTTTAGGAAGATTTGGAAACAATATTGTTCCATTTAATTTCATAAGTGATTTAAGTTTAAAATCTAAAATTATTCGCCAAAAAGTAAAACCAATACAAATTGCAATCTATGAAAAATATAAAGCAGAATTACATATTGATTTAAATGATCAAAATTTAATTGCAATTATTTTAAGAAATGCAGATGAGAGACGTGGAGGACGTGATGTGTTAAACTCATTAGAAACAAATTTAGTTGATCCTCTCTCAGAATTTATTTTTCATAATTTACAAAATATTAGACAAGGAACTAAAATTTTAACTTCTCATAAAGAGGGAAAAATTAATTTTATAATAAATGGCTAA
- a CDS encoding 4Fe-4S single cluster domain-containing protein produces the protein MNSEIEGPGTRFVIWFQGCNIGCRGCSNQELLALEKKMFMPNEFIYEKILEAKKKFNIEGITLIGGEPFLQPDGLKELVQWSQKNNLTVICFTGYIYENLLEEHKEILECIDILIDGPFIMKLLDKNRRLIGSKNQRVIKITSVYKDCDYFDKPHSEVEIQIYNNRISMNGDGVVFDNEDGEFNFNIK, from the coding sequence ATGAATAGTGAAATTGAAGGTCCTGGAACAAGATTTGTAATATGATTTCAAGGATGCAATATTGGGTGTAGAGGATGTTCAAATCAAGAACTACTTGCACTAGAAAAAAAAATGTTTATGCCAAATGAATTTATTTATGAGAAAATATTAGAAGCAAAGAAAAAATTTAATATTGAGGGTATAACTTTAATAGGGGGAGAACCCTTTTTACAGCCTGATGGTTTAAAAGAACTTGTTCAGTGGAGTCAAAAAAATAATTTAACAGTAATTTGTTTTACGGGATATATATATGAAAATTTACTAGAAGAACATAAAGAAATACTAGAGTGCATTGATATATTAATTGATGGACCTTTTATTATGAAACTGTTAGATAAAAATAGAAGATTAATTGGAAGTAAAAACCAAAGAGTTATAAAAATAACAAGTGTGTATAAAGATTGTGATTATTTTGATAAACCTCATTCAGAAGTAGAAATTCAAATTTATAACAATAGAATTTCAATGAATGGTGATGGTGTTGTTTTCGATAATGAAGATGGAGAATTTAATTTCAATATAAAGTAG
- a CDS encoding PTS transporter subunit EIIB, with protein MGVLKVKAESENYQDYKILRDSVGGSKNIDSINRCSTRIRIVLLDISKLNVEALDNTVLFKKYVIKENTLQLLISKDIEKITIEFLKVLKISYDSVPNDFDISITRKDKIFKRLTDGISIIMKPIIPLLITLAIVSTLANIFTGIKFGAQTLAELNKPLEVIGNIFLMLQDALNLAFSVLIPWSIFRLMKGSEAIGISLGVVLCFFQLAGITQIIDTNSTTFHWPLAFIKNGEGWAQEQGYPWRISLEAQILPLVGISFIAVYLERLFTKKSIPVFKEMVAIPGITIVTFFLSILVIAPIGVMITFGINYGVLWATTNSIAKYIFNPLFGLTLPWMVVTGFIQIFVVVNMQQFTMYKGTTIMPMFTQLNIAVAASVLAVSIINRKNKDVQSVSIPAYSLAFISGSTEPALFGIGLRFLYPVLAASIGAATGIIITTFAGIGCTLGNASLLIFLSITQNSSVLENLNIKTIAGGPYLWMAIAIIATFIVTFAMTFIFSRIKYFKNINDNVLERDFGGKLNEIK; from the coding sequence ATGGGAGTATTAAAAGTAAAAGCAGAGTCTGAAAATTATCAAGATTACAAAATTTTAAGAGACTCTGTTGGAGGCTCAAAAAATATTGATTCTATTAATAGATGTTCTACAAGAATTAGAATAGTTTTATTAGATATTTCAAAATTAAATGTAGAGGCTTTAGATAATACTGTATTATTTAAAAAGTATGTAATAAAAGAAAATACTTTACAATTGTTAATTAGCAAAGATATAGAAAAGATAACAATAGAGTTTTTAAAAGTTTTAAAAATATCTTATGATTCAGTACCAAACGACTTTGACATTAGTATCACAAGAAAAGATAAAATTTTTAAAAGATTAACTGATGGAATTTCAATAATTATGAAACCTATAATTCCTCTTTTAATAACGTTGGCAATAGTTTCTACTTTGGCAAATATTTTTACAGGTATAAAGTTTGGAGCACAGACTTTAGCTGAATTAAATAAGCCACTTGAAGTTATAGGAAATATATTTCTAATGCTACAAGATGCTTTAAATTTAGCATTTTCTGTATTAATACCATGATCTATTTTTAGATTAATGAAGGGTAGTGAAGCAATTGGTATTTCATTGGGAGTTGTTTTATGTTTTTTCCAATTAGCAGGAATAACTCAAATTATTGACACAAATAGTACTACATTTCATTGACCATTAGCTTTTATTAAAAATGGAGAAGGGTGGGCACAAGAACAAGGTTATCCTTGAAGAATCTCTCTAGAAGCTCAAATTTTACCATTAGTAGGAATAAGTTTTATTGCAGTTTATTTAGAAAGATTATTTACTAAAAAAAGTATTCCAGTCTTTAAAGAAATGGTTGCCATTCCTGGGATTACAATAGTAACATTCTTTTTATCAATACTTGTTATTGCACCAATTGGTGTAATGATTACATTTGGAATTAATTATGGAGTTCTTTGAGCAACAACAAATTCAATTGCCAAATATATATTTAACCCATTATTTGGTTTAACCCTACCTTGAATGGTTGTTACAGGATTTATTCAAATATTTGTTGTTGTAAATATGCAACAATTCACAATGTACAAAGGTACAACTATTATGCCAATGTTTACACAATTAAACATTGCTGTTGCAGCAAGTGTATTGGCTGTATCAATTATTAATAGAAAAAATAAAGATGTTCAATCAGTTTCAATACCTGCTTACTCTTTAGCTTTCATAAGTGGATCTACTGAACCTGCCTTATTTGGAATAGGCTTAAGATTCCTATATCCAGTACTTGCAGCAAGTATTGGAGCTGCTACTGGAATTATTATTACAACTTTTGCAGGAATAGGGTGTACATTGGGAAATGCATCTCTATTAATATTCTTATCAATAACTCAAAACTCATCAGTTTTAGAAAACTTGAATATTAAAACAATTGCAGGAGGACCATACTTGTGAATGGCAATTGCAATTATAGCCACATTTATTGTTACTTTTGCAATGACTTTCATATTCTCAAGAATTAAATACTTTAAAAATATAAACGATAATGTTTTAGAAAGAGACTTTGGAGGAAAACTAAATGAAATTAAATAA
- a CDS encoding formate--tetrahydrofolate ligase, producing the protein MIIMEKILKALSKFKINQNDYEFYGKKIVKIDYEKYMKDNKGKLILMTSINPTPAGEGKTTTAIGLADGLQYIGKNVILALREPSLGPVFGRKGTATGGGESEVIPMDEINLHFTGDFHAITTANNLISAQIDSEVYWNTDLKIDSNKVVWKRCMDVNDRALRRIELKIGSKISRTEEFTITAASNMMTILSLSKNIKDLRERLDNSLIAYNLNGKEVYLRELNITGSLMAILKKAIQPNLVLTKYDTPTLVHCGPFANIATGTNSIISTKLGLSLANYCIVESGFGSDLGFEKYMNVINNDNDLIPDCTVMVVTLRALNLHNDFENNFDHLEKHLKHITQYNLNLIVAINFIQGDSEEQLGILKRWLDENKYNWEMNKAYTDGAKGAENLAQKVVELCEIKQNFKKLINSNETIEEKIEKVVKNFYYLKTFKITKNAQEKINAIKKTKYSQLPICMVKSSNSIDGNDLKEPNYEMIIKDVNVNTGAKFILVYTNNVMSMPGLNKNPNSKDIDLENGIIVGLK; encoded by the coding sequence GTGATTATAATGGAAAAAATATTAAAAGCATTAAGTAAGTTCAAAATTAATCAAAATGATTATGAATTTTATGGCAAAAAAATAGTAAAAATTGATTATGAAAAGTATATGAAAGATAATAAAGGAAAATTAATATTGATGACTTCAATAAATCCAACTCCAGCAGGAGAAGGAAAAACAACAACAGCAATTGGATTAGCTGATGGTTTGCAATATATAGGGAAAAATGTAATTTTAGCACTTAGAGAACCAAGTTTAGGTCCTGTTTTTGGAAGAAAAGGAACAGCAACTGGAGGAGGAGAAAGTGAAGTTATACCAATGGATGAAATAAATTTACATTTCACTGGAGACTTTCACGCTATTACAACAGCAAATAATTTAATTTCAGCTCAAATTGATTCAGAAGTTTATTGAAATACAGATTTAAAAATTGATTCAAATAAGGTAGTTTGAAAAAGATGTATGGATGTAAATGACAGAGCATTAAGAAGAATAGAATTAAAAATAGGAAGTAAAATATCAAGAACTGAAGAATTTACAATAACAGCTGCAAGCAATATGATGACTATCTTGAGTCTGTCAAAAAATATTAAGGATTTAAGAGAAAGATTAGATAATTCACTAATAGCTTATAATTTGAATGGAAAAGAAGTTTATTTAAGAGAACTAAATATCACAGGGTCATTGATGGCTATTCTGAAGAAAGCTATTCAGCCAAATCTTGTTTTAACAAAATATGATACACCAACTTTAGTGCACTGTGGTCCTTTTGCAAATATAGCAACAGGAACAAATTCAATAATTTCAACAAAACTAGGGTTAAGTTTAGCCAATTATTGTATAGTAGAGTCTGGTTTTGGAAGTGATTTAGGATTTGAAAAATACATGAATGTTATAAATAATGATAATGACTTAATTCCTGATTGTACTGTAATGGTAGTTACTTTAAGAGCGTTAAATTTACACAATGATTTTGAAAATAACTTTGATCATTTAGAGAAACATTTAAAACATATAACTCAATACAATTTAAATTTGATAGTGGCAATTAACTTTATTCAAGGAGATAGTGAAGAGCAATTAGGAATTTTAAAAAGATGATTAGATGAAAATAAATATAACTGAGAAATGAATAAAGCTTATACTGATGGAGCTAAAGGTGCAGAAAATTTAGCACAAAAAGTTGTTGAACTTTGTGAAATAAAGCAAAATTTTAAAAAGCTGATAAATTCAAATGAAACAATAGAAGAAAAAATTGAAAAAGTAGTTAAAAATTTCTATTATTTAAAAACCTTTAAAATCACTAAAAATGCACAAGAAAAAATAAATGCCATTAAAAAAACTAAATATTCACAGCTGCCAATCTGCATGGTTAAATCTTCAAATTCAATTGATGGAAATGATTTAAAAGAGCCAAATTATGAAATGATAATAAAAGATGTTAATGTAAATACAGGAGCTAAATTTATTCTTGTTTATACTAATAATGTAATGAGCATGCCTGGTTTGAACAAAAATCCTAATTCAAAAGATATAGATTTAGAGAACGGAATAATTGTTGGACTTAAATAG